In the genome of Theropithecus gelada isolate Dixy unplaced genomic scaffold, Tgel_1.0 HiC_scaffold_769, whole genome shotgun sequence, the window tgcctcggcctcccaaagtgctggaattacaggcatgagccactgcacccagcctatatctttaattaaaaaaaaatttcttttgagacagagtctcgctctttcacccaggctggagtgcagtgctgcgatcttggctcactgtaacctccacctcccaggttcaagcgattctcctgcctcagcctcccaagtagctggtactacaggcgcccaccaccacacccagctgatttttgcatttttagtagacatggggtttcaccatgttgaccaggatggtctcgatctcttgacgtcATAACTGCCCGcggtggcttcccaaagtgctgggattacaggcatgagccaccgtgcctggcccaattttagaacaatttgtactggccgggcgcagcggctcacgctcGCAGTCACAGCACTCTGGGGGTGGCGAATTGCTGgtgcccgggagttcaagactagcctggacaacgtagtgaGACTCCGTGGccacaaaagatagaaaaaactagctgagcatgatggtcgcagcaactcaggaggctgaggcaggaagatagagcccaggaggtcaagactgcagtgacctgtgatcgtaccactgcactccagcttatgcgacagagtgagatcttgtcttgaaaataaaaagagagaggaaaggttGGCCTGTGGCTAATCAGAAAGGGCCTCCTGTTCTTGGGGTCTCAGCGGTGTCTTCCGTCCACTCATTCGCAGTCTTTTTCCCTGTGGCTCTCTGAGGGCCTAGACTCTGGCTTGTTACCTTTTCCTAAGCTGTAGAAGAGGTCCTGCTGGCCCGAGTGGGCGTGTTGAGCGATTGCTGGATGAAAGACTAGCAGAGGTCCTGCCTGCCCTGTGACACTACCTCACAGGGGACAGTAACGGCCTCTGCAGGGGCTCCCTCCTGGGGGGCGCCCCACACGTGCTGCTCGAGGGCCCCTGTGGCTGTCTCCGAATGTTCAGCATCTTGCTCCTCCTCGCAGCCACCTCTGCCCAATTGAAGCCCTGGGCCCAGGGTTGGGCCTCCCTGGGCCGGGCCTGTACATCCTCGGCACATTGTGTGATCCAGTGCCATCCTGTTCTGCCCTCAGCCCTTCTTCTTCAGCACTTATTCTGGTTCTGATTGCGGTCACTGCTGGCATCAGTCCCTGGACTTCAGAGGTAGCGGTGGCAGCCCTTTCAGAGCCTGAGTGGCCACCCAGCCTCGCAGCCCCTGGCTCACCTTCCAGTTGCTCTCCGCGACCGCCCCTGCCAGCCCTGGCCTTGCCTGCTAGACTCCAGACCGCCTCGGGTTTGGCCGCACCTCGTCATTCCCTCTTGCTGTGGGGTCTGTTGCCGTGCGCTCTGGGAGGCAGTCGTGGCCTCTATTCCAGGGCTGCCCTCCGCCCTCACAGTTGCTATAGcaacctctcttttttttttttttttttttttttttgagacggagtctcgctttgtcgcccaggctggagtgcagtagtcggatctcagctcactgcaagctccgcctcccgggctcatgacattctcctgcctcagcctcccgagtagctgggagtagcccgccacctcgcccggctagttttttgtattttttagtagagacggggtttcaccgtgttagccagaatggtctcgatctcctgacctcgtgatccgcccgtctcggcctcccagagtgctgggattacaggcttgagccaccgcgcccggccagcaactTCTCTAAAGCAGCTGCTCGCTTAACCTTGTCAGCGGCTCCTTTCCAAAATGCAGATTGTGAAACAGGGCGTGCCGGGCCCTGCATGCTTGGGACCCTCCAGCCCACTGTCCCTCACTGACAGTGCCACGGCCGCCTGTTTGCGGTTCCCCGTGCGAGCCGTGGACTTCCTCACCTCTGCTGTACACGCCGCCTGTTCCTCAGACATCCCCTTCCTTCGCAGCTGCCTAAAACTCCTTCGCCCTTTGGTTTTAAGTGTTAACCGAGGTCTTTCCCCCCTCAGGCTTTTGCTGTGTTCCTCACCTTCGAGTGTGGTTCCGTAGCCCTGCCTGATGATTCTCTTGGAGGCACACAGGCGTGTGCACTGCAAGGTGACGGTCTGTTTCTTCTCCAGCATCTGCCCAGGTCTTGCTGGTTCCTTTGTATGACATGGCGGCTCCTCAGGAAACACGTGCTGACCTGTGAGGGGCTGTTCTTGGTGGAGTCTCCCTGTCAGGCATGACAGGTTGGGGAGAGGCTCTGGGTGATGTGGGTTCTCTGATCTCTCACTCcagaggagaagcaggaggcGACGGTCCTGGCATCCCACACATTGCCTAACTCGCTGGTGTATGGAGCCGACTGGTCCTGGCTGCTCTTCCATTCTCTGCAGCGGGCCCCCTCGTGGTCCTCTCCTAGCAACCTAGGAACCAAGACGGCAGACCTGAAGGGTGCAGGCGAGTTGCCAACACCCTGTCATGGATGCACAGAGAATAGCGATGGGGCGGGCCATGCCAGACCCCAGAGTGGAATGAAGCCACTCACAGAGCGCATGAGGAAGAACGGCACCTGGCTGCAGGCTACAGCAGCCACCACGCGTGACtgtggcgtgaacctggaagaaGCAGACTCGACCTTCAGCCTCCTGGCCACCTGCTCCTTCTATGACCATGCGCTCCACCTCTGGGAGTGGGAGGGGAACAGAGCTTGAAATCATGAAGCCCCTTCCCATAAGGAGACCAGGAGAGAGACTGAGTGAATGCCCCGGACCACCTCATCGGAgatgctcactgcagccctgcagGCGCCTGTGCACTGATGGAATCCACAGTGTAGTCAGAAAAGCTGTTGACTTCTCTTAAATCAACTTCCCTGCCAGGCCCCTGAAAATGGACTGGGTGATTCTCTCTGGCAGACAGTGGGGAAGAGACTCAGTTCCCAGCTTGCAGATTTGTTAAGTTTTTCAGGTAGATTTTGACTTTCAGCCTTTCATACTTGTTTAAGCAACTATTTATATTAAATgaagttttttgaaaaacatgactttataacatgttttaaatgaacatttaatGCCTCATCATGGCACCAGAAGTGCTCGTATAGATTTAGCACAGCCAGTCCAAAAATGCGAAATCCCAAAACTTTTGGAAAATCCCACAGCTGAACTCATGTGATGAGTtgcatatattattaaaaatactgagcacaggcacagtggcctgtaatcccaacactttgggaggggctgaggcaggagggttgcttgaggcctggagttcaagaccagcctgggcaacatagcaaaacccagtctctataaaaagtgaaaaaaagtttgccaggtgtggtgcacGTGCCTATggccccagccacttgggaggctgaggcaggaggattgttgggcccaggatgtcgaggctgcagtgagcgaggggcaacagagcaagactcatctctaaaaaataaataaataataaaaatactgtgTAAACAATgacaaccagttacagatttgTTCCTTCTCTCATagcttcacttgactagcctaaAAAACATACATATTGTATAAAACTACcgtcaggctatgtgtataaggtgtatatgaaacaaaattgaatttcatgtttagacttgtaTCTCACCTCTAAGATACCTCATTATGtacatgcaaatattccaaaatctgaaaactgaaatccaaaacatttctggttccaggctttgttttttttcaagacggagttttgctcttgttccccaggctggagtgcaatggcacaatcgccgctcactgcgacctctgcctcccgagttcaaacgattctccagcctcagcctcctgagtagctgggattacagacatccaccaccatgcccagctaattttgtatatttttagtagagacaaggtttctccgtgttggtcaggctggtctcaaactccagacctcaggtgatctgcccacctctgccgcccaaagtgctgggattagccatgccttttttttttttttttttgagagtcctgctctgtcacccaggctggagtgcagtggctcaatctcagtggttccatctcggctcactgccctccacctcccaggttcaagtggttgtcctgcctcagcctccggagtagctgggattacaggcctgtgccaacatgcctggctaatttttgtatttttattagagacggggtttcaccatgttggccaggctcctgacctcagatgacccacctgcctcagcctcccaaagtgctgggattgcaggtgtgagccacggtgcccagccccaagcattttggataatgatgctcaacctgtattggATCCCTGTGCAGATAAATAAAAGGGAGTGTGTGTTCCGAGTTGCCTTGGGGGTCACCAACTTGAAATATGTGAAGTCTGTAGGGAACAGTCATCACTGCAGCATCCACAGGGGTTAGCTCCCAAATACTGGACAGATGGTGACTTTAGGTGTGTGAACAAACTGGGTGTGTTACATCCAACTCCTGCCATGAGGGCTCTTGTCTCTCTGGGAGGAACTGTGGTTGAAGTACAGGCCACAATCTGTCAAATCCTCAGCATTTACTAATGCCATATAGGTGACCACAAGCAAAAAACATGCAGTTTTatcccttacttttttttttttgagacggagtctcgctctgttgcccaggctggagtgcagtggcacgatcttgactcactgcaacttccgcctcctgggttcaagcgattctcctgcctcagccttctgagtagctgggactacaggtgcatgccaccaggcctggctaatttttgtatttttaatagagacggggtttcatcatgctggccaggctggtcttgaacacctgaccttgtgatcctcccgcctcggcctcccaacgtgctgggattacaggcgtgagccaccgcgcctggccttatccctttcttcttttctgatgatACAACACAACATGCTAATATATGTCAGATTGCAACAAGAAATTTTCCTgaggtgggcgcagtggctcacacctgtaatcccagcattttgggaggctgaggcgggcggatcatttgagcccacgagtgctcagcctgggcagcagagtgagaccctcatcttTGTTCCCTGGGTAATTTGGGGGATGAACTGACCAGTGTTGTCATCCGGCACAATCTGCCTTGTAAATTCTTTCTCCAAAGAGGGTCACAGTGCGGAGTCTGCATGAGAACTCTGCTTAGGTCCCTGCACTGAAATCTGTCATGTTGCACACTTTGCCATGACCTGAGGCCAAAAAACAAACACCGTCGAGCTGGCAAAGGCCTTTAATAGAAACGAGATGAGGGCAGGCCGCCCTCCCCGGGGATGCCTCCACCTCGCAGCCCCCCGCCCCGCTAGCGCAGGAAGTTCCTGGGGTACAGCTGGAAGAGCTTGCCCTCCTGTGTGGGCTCGAAGCCGTACTTTTCCAGGTTGTCGGGGTCGAAGGTACCGTCTTTGAAGTCCTGTACGATGAGAGGCGCCACAGCTTCGCTGAACAGCTGCGCGGCCGTCAGGGGCGTCTCCTCGCCCTCAGGGGCGCGGTAGTTCACGTAGGGCTTGAGCTTGAAGCCGGTCAGGTCCGGGACGACGAACTCCGGGACCATCTCCTTGATCTGCACGAATCTCCGGCCCGAGGTGAGGAAGCCGATGCCCTTGGCGCCCCGGCCTTTGCGGCCCCTGAAGCTGCGCGGGCCCCGCTTGCTCGTCCACTGGCTCATCCGGTCCGCGCCCCGGACCAGGCAGCGCGCCGCTGCGGCCAGGACGCCCATGCCGCGCCCTGCGGGAGGAGACGGCGGGTAGTCGCGGCCCCGGGAACCCGGCCAGCCCCGCCCCCGGCCGCGCGCGGCGCCCGCTCCAATCCGACAGACTCACCTGGACCGGAGACCCAGCACCAGCTCCAAGTTGCCCCTCAGCAGCTCCGGCGCCGACCCGACCTCGACCTCGCTCGGCTTCCGACCGCCGCGTCGCAGCAAGAGCGGCTCCGATTGGCCGCGGCCGCTGCGTCCAATAACGGCCTCAGTCTGGGAGGGGGCGTGGCCGCGGGGACTCTGCCAATGGGAGGGgcgcgcggggcggggcggggcgcgcggggcggggcggggcgcgcggATGAGTGGCCGCCCTCAGCAAGGTAGTCTGGCGGCCTCACTGCCCGCCACTGCCTGTGTTCGTCCGCCTGGTGGCCGGCGGTGTCCCGGGAGCCCAGTCCCCCTGAGGCACTGAGGTGGCGTCGGGAGGTCGAGGAAGACGCGGGCGCTGGACTCGAGACGGACGCCGCGACCCGGCCTTTCTGACCCCTCCGCTGGGCGCCGCTCCTCTGAGCGGAGCCGGCAACCGCGCAGG includes:
- the MRPL41 gene encoding 39S ribosomal protein L41, mitochondrial gives rise to the protein MGVLAAAARCLVRGADRMSQWTSKRGPRSFRGRKGRGAKGIGFLTSGRRFVQIKEMVPEFVVPDLTGFKLKPYVNYRAPEGEETPLTAAQLFSEAVAPLIVQDFKDGTFDPDNLEKYGFEPTQEGKLFQLYPRNFLR
- the LOC112618003 gene encoding diphthine methyltransferase-like; the encoded protein is IVKQGVPGPACLGPSSPLSLTDSATAACLRFPVRAVDFLTSAAFAVFLTFECGSVALPDDSLGGTQACALQEEKQEATVLASHTLPNSLVYGADWSWLLFHSLQRAPSWSSPSNLGTKTADLKGAGELPTPCHGCTENSDGAGHARPQSGMKPLTERMRKNGTWLQATAATTRDCGVNLEEADSTFSLLATCSFYDHALHLWEWEGNRA